The Verrucomicrobiota bacterium nucleotide sequence CTCATCAAGGAAATTGCACGTCTGGGCGGCAGCGTGGACGCTTTCGTCCCGTCCTGCGTGGCCAAAGCCCTGGACGCGAAACTCAGATCCTAGGAAATGCCACAAATGCCACAAGTGAAAAAATGCCACAAATGGAAGAGGGTGTCGGGTAACGGGTAACGGGTAACGGGTAACGGGTAACGGGTAACGGGTAACGAGTAACGAGTAACGAGTAACGAGTAACGAGTAACGAGTAACGAGTAACGAGTGACGGGTAACGAGTGACGAGTGACGGGTAACGAGTGACGAGTGACGAGTGACGGGCGGTGAGACCCCACTGCCATTTAGTTAAGGACGGCAGGCCAGGTATTGCTTTCGTCCCGAAGGGACGGCTGATTTTAGCCAGGTACTTTAGTGCCTGTGCGGGCGTGCCCCCGGGGTTGCGTCCCCTCGGGACGCCTGAAGCGGCGCGCCGAGGCCAGGCGGGCGTCAACGCTGGGGAGCCGTTCGGATTTTTGGCGCCGAGGGTCGCACCGGGTTTGGCTGGCCGATTGGGAGTCGGCACCCTGCGGGCCAGCATTTCAGGCGTCCCGACGGGACGCGCTCCCTCTTAAATGCCCCGTCCAGGGACTGAAGTCCCTGGCTAACCTCAGCCGTCCCTGCGGGACGAAAGCGCCCCCCTCTACCGGCCCTTAACTAAATGGCAGTGGGGTCTCACCGCCCGTTACCCGTTACTCGTTACCCGTTACCCGTTACCCGTTACTCGTTACTCGTTACCCGTTACCCGTTCCTCAACACGTCCAGCGCGATGGCCACCACGAATACCAGGCTGACGAAAGCGTTGCTTTGGAAAAACGCCCGGTTAATGCCGGCCACGTCCAGCCGGGATGCCGCGCGATGTTCGTAAAACAGGGCCCCCAGCACCAGCACGAGGCTCGCGTGGTAAACGGACCCGAGGCGCGCGCTGATCCCAAAAGCAACCAGGCAGAGAAAAAGGGCGGCATGCATAGCTTGCGCGAGCCGCAGGCTTTGCGGCACGCCGTACCGGACCACCATCGAACCGAGCCCCCGTTGGCGGTCAAAGTCGTAATCCTGAATGGCGTAGATCAGGTCGAAACCGGCCACCCAGAAGAGCACGCCGGCGGCCAGAAAAACGGGAGGCCATCCAAGGCGCCCGTGGACGGCCAGCCAGGCCCCGACCGGAGCGACGGCCAAGGCCAGCCCGATGAAAAATTGGGTGTACGACGTAAAGCGTTTAGTCAGTGAATAGAAGAACACGATCGCCAGGGCCACCGGCGACAAGGCGAAGCAAACCAGGTTGATGAACCAGCAAGTGAGCACGAATGCCGCCGCCGGCACGATGACCAGCCCGATCGCCACTGGTTTGCTCACGAGCCGGTG carries:
- a CDS encoding UbiA family prenyltransferase, which gives rise to MSQPSFLSRILKFIRFSHTVFALPFALGSMLVAAHGLPSLRTLLLILLAMVFARTAAMAFNRVADWEIDQANPRTAERHRLVSKPVAIGLVIVPAAAFVLTCWFINLVCFALSPVALAIVFFYSLTKRFTSYTQFFIGLALAVAPVGAWLAVHGRLGWPPVFLAAGVLFWVAGFDLIYAIQDYDFDRQRGLGSMVVRYGVPQSLRLAQAMHAALFLCLVAFGISARLGSVYHASLVLVLGALFYEHRAASRLDVAGINRAFFQSNAFVSLVFVVAIALDVLRNG